From the Calderihabitans maritimus genome, one window contains:
- a CDS encoding molybdopterin biosynthesis protein — translation MAKDVYLDNHPREKALAQYLTLLEEAGALHPGPAEIIPVEESLGRITAEPVYARVSSPHYTAAAMDGFAVQASLTFGASETNPRQLAVGSEAIMVDTGDPLPDGCNAVIMVEDVHFVTPEVIEITQPVFPWQNVRPVGEDIVTSEMIVPSNHRLRPTDIGGLLAGGVTEVAVYRKPRVAILPTGTELVEPGSDLKPGDIIDSNTRMLAGLVEEWGGIPKRFPITSDDFDALKRALAEALEQADLVLINAGSSAGREDFTAEVIKSLGQVLFHGVAIKPGKPVILGLAKNCPVIGVPGYPVSAYLCADLFVKPIVYRKLGSVPPVRAEIEAVLSRKLVSSIGIEEFVRVKLGQVGGKTVATPISRGAGVIMSLIRADGIIRIPRLSEGYAAGERVPVELLRPLDEIKQTTVIIGSHDIALDILANHLRRLYPEAALSSAHVGSLAGLKALQAGEAHCSGIHLLDEKSGEYNIPYLRRLLPDRSLVLVNLAYREQGLIVARGNPKGIKGLADLTRPEVTFVNRQRGSGTRMLLDYLLAKQGIDPGQIRGYEREEYTHMAVAAAVAGGADAGLGIRAAAQALELDFIPLAEERYDLCILREYWDTPYIKRLLAIMAKKEFQEEVRSLGGYDLRDCGKVIWEQS, via the coding sequence GTGGCAAAGGATGTTTATTTGGATAACCACCCACGGGAAAAAGCGCTGGCCCAATATCTCACTTTGTTGGAGGAGGCAGGGGCGTTACATCCCGGTCCGGCGGAGATAATCCCGGTTGAAGAGAGTCTGGGAAGGATAACGGCGGAACCGGTTTACGCCCGGGTATCTTCACCCCACTATACCGCCGCGGCTATGGATGGTTTTGCGGTACAGGCTTCCTTAACTTTCGGGGCCAGCGAAACAAATCCTCGGCAACTGGCTGTAGGAAGTGAGGCAATTATGGTCGATACCGGGGATCCGCTTCCTGACGGTTGCAATGCAGTGATTATGGTTGAAGATGTGCATTTTGTCACCCCGGAAGTGATTGAAATCACCCAGCCTGTCTTCCCCTGGCAGAATGTACGGCCTGTAGGGGAGGACATCGTGACTTCGGAAATGATTGTTCCGTCCAATCACCGCCTGCGTCCCACGGACATAGGGGGATTGCTGGCGGGAGGAGTAACTGAAGTGGCTGTCTATAGGAAGCCCCGGGTGGCTATTTTACCTACCGGTACTGAACTAGTGGAACCCGGTAGTGATTTAAAACCAGGAGACATAATTGATTCCAACACCAGAATGCTGGCCGGCTTGGTGGAAGAATGGGGAGGTATTCCCAAGCGTTTTCCGATTACTAGCGATGATTTTGATGCCTTAAAGCGGGCTTTAGCAGAAGCCCTGGAACAGGCCGACCTGGTTTTGATTAACGCCGGGTCTTCAGCGGGCAGAGAAGATTTTACCGCGGAAGTAATAAAAAGCCTGGGGCAGGTATTGTTCCATGGGGTGGCTATTAAACCGGGGAAACCTGTAATTCTGGGGTTGGCCAAAAACTGCCCGGTAATTGGGGTTCCCGGGTACCCGGTTTCTGCCTACCTTTGCGCCGATCTCTTTGTTAAACCTATCGTGTATCGCAAGCTGGGCTCCGTCCCGCCGGTCCGGGCTGAAATTGAGGCCGTTCTTTCCCGCAAGCTGGTTTCATCTATAGGTATAGAAGAGTTTGTCCGGGTCAAACTGGGACAGGTGGGCGGTAAGACTGTCGCTACTCCAATATCCCGCGGGGCGGGAGTTATTATGTCTTTGATACGGGCTGATGGTATTATTCGGATACCGCGTCTTTCCGAAGGCTATGCTGCCGGTGAAAGAGTACCGGTGGAACTCCTGAGGCCTTTAGATGAAATCAAGCAGACTACGGTCATTATTGGCAGCCACGATATTGCTCTGGATATACTGGCCAACCACCTGCGTCGGCTTTATCCGGAGGCTGCTCTGTCCAGTGCCCATGTAGGCAGTCTGGCGGGCCTAAAGGCCCTTCAGGCCGGAGAAGCTCACTGTTCCGGAATACACCTTTTGGATGAAAAAAGCGGTGAATATAACATCCCTTATCTTCGCCGGCTACTTCCTGACCGGAGTTTGGTGCTGGTAAACCTGGCCTACCGGGAACAGGGTCTGATAGTGGCTAGGGGTAATCCAAAAGGTATTAAAGGCCTGGCCGATTTAACCCGGCCGGAGGTGACTTTTGTGAACCGCCAGCGGGGATCGGGAACCCGGATGTTGCTGGATTATCTTTTGGCCAAGCAGGGTATAGACCCTGGCCAAATTAGAGGTTATGAACGGGAAGAATATACCCATATGGCTGTTGCGGCGGCGGTAGCCGGAGGGGCAGATGCCGGCCTGGGAATACGGGCGGCAGCCCAAGCCCTGGAACTCGATTTTATTCCTTTGGCAGAGGAACGCTATGACCTTTGCATACTGCGGGAGTACTGGGATACCCCTTATATCAAACGTCTTCTGGCGATAATGGCCAAGAAAGAGTTTCAGGAGGAAGTTCGCTCTCTCGGGGGATACGATTTAAGAGACTGCGGGAAAGTTATCTGGGAACAAAGTTAA
- a CDS encoding molybdopterin molybdotransferase MoeA has protein sequence MQELFNAVTVSKARALMSRHLSLPVRAEKMRIPSALGHCLLDDVTAAIDVPGFDRATVDGFAVRAGDTFGASEGMPAYLEVAGEVLMGQAPDVSLEPGRAWRIATGGMLPTGADAVVMVEHTEELDERTIVVTRPVAPGENVIRKGEDIEAGQLVLSAGHRLRPQDLGILAAVGITEVEVRRPLKVGIVSTGDEIVSPEQTPGAGQVRDINSYTLYGAVLSNGGEPILYGIVPDRFDLLQKKLAQAWKENDMVLLSGGSSVGVRDVADRVIQSLGRPGVLFHGLSIKPGKPTVGAVIEGKPVFGLPGHPVSTLVVFELLVAPLVRLGRYPEEDFLEFPLRARITRNIRSAAGREDYIRVKLVLRQQELWAEPVLGKSGLISNLVKADGLARISAEKEGVEAGETVEVKLL, from the coding sequence ATGCAGGAGTTGTTTAATGCGGTTACGGTCAGCAAGGCGCGGGCTCTCATGTCCCGTCATTTATCCTTGCCAGTTCGGGCAGAAAAAATGAGAATTCCTTCGGCTCTAGGACACTGCCTTTTAGATGATGTGACTGCCGCCATTGATGTCCCCGGTTTTGATCGGGCTACCGTTGATGGCTTCGCAGTTAGGGCCGGGGATACCTTTGGTGCTTCGGAAGGTATGCCGGCTTACCTGGAGGTAGCCGGGGAGGTACTAATGGGACAGGCCCCGGACGTTTCTTTGGAACCCGGGCGGGCTTGGCGTATTGCGACGGGAGGAATGTTACCCACCGGAGCCGACGCGGTGGTGATGGTAGAACATACGGAAGAGTTAGATGAAAGGACCATTGTCGTTACCAGACCGGTGGCACCGGGGGAAAACGTTATCCGTAAGGGAGAAGATATTGAAGCGGGGCAACTAGTACTTTCGGCGGGACATCGGTTAAGGCCGCAGGATTTAGGTATACTGGCGGCGGTTGGAATTACGGAAGTGGAAGTCAGGCGACCTCTGAAGGTAGGGATTGTTTCCACCGGGGATGAAATAGTTTCTCCCGAACAGACACCCGGAGCAGGCCAGGTACGGGACATTAATTCTTATACCCTTTACGGGGCAGTATTGTCTAACGGTGGCGAACCCATTTTGTATGGTATTGTCCCAGATCGTTTTGATCTTTTACAAAAAAAATTGGCGCAGGCCTGGAAAGAAAACGATATGGTGCTGCTGTCCGGGGGGAGTTCGGTAGGGGTCCGGGATGTGGCTGACCGGGTCATCCAGTCCCTGGGGCGGCCGGGGGTACTGTTTCACGGCCTCTCTATCAAACCCGGAAAACCGACCGTAGGAGCGGTGATAGAAGGGAAACCGGTTTTCGGGCTGCCTGGTCACCCTGTTTCCACCCTGGTTGTATTTGAACTGCTGGTGGCTCCTTTGGTACGCTTAGGCCGCTATCCCGAGGAAGATTTCCTGGAGTTTCCTTTGAGGGCGCGCATTACGCGAAATATCCGCTCGGCCGCCGGTCGAGAAGACTATATACGGGTGAAGTTAGTTTTACGGCAACAGGAGTTATGGGCGGAACCGGTACTGGGTAAATCGGGGCTCATATCCAACCTGGTTAAAGCCGACGGTCTGGCCAGGATTTCGGCCGAAAAAGAAGGGGTAGAGGCAGGAGAAACGGTGGAGGTAAAACTTCTCTGA
- a CDS encoding patatin-like phospholipase family protein, whose protein sequence is MKIGLALSGGGIRGAAHIGVLEILVQNNIKPDIIAGTSAGSIIGALYASGMSPQQIADILKDLKPRKLVDLFLPFLSFPLSYRMHRLGRWKLPSGLLKGKLVEKWLRENLGNQTFSQLKFPLAVISADINTGEMIVFTDRYLVPSRKSPDTVFITDTPVYEAVRASIAIPAVFAPKKISSRTLVDGAIVNNVPADVLRLLGADKVIAVDLSFIVRQKRPVQNAIEILLQSGDIMGQRISNYITSHYADITLYPNTGEVNLLDFAAIPQMIAIGRKVTLKRLPEIKEILSR, encoded by the coding sequence ATGAAAATAGGGCTGGCTTTGAGCGGCGGAGGAATCAGGGGGGCCGCTCATATAGGAGTTTTGGAGATATTAGTTCAAAACAATATCAAACCGGATATTATTGCGGGAACCAGCGCCGGGAGCATTATCGGTGCTTTGTATGCCTCCGGCATGTCTCCGCAGCAGATAGCAGACATTTTAAAAGACCTCAAACCGCGGAAATTGGTAGATTTGTTTTTGCCTTTTCTCAGCTTTCCCCTCTCATACCGCATGCACAGGCTCGGTCGGTGGAAACTGCCCTCAGGACTGCTGAAAGGGAAACTGGTGGAAAAATGGTTGCGGGAAAATCTGGGGAACCAGACTTTTTCCCAGCTGAAATTTCCTCTGGCCGTAATCTCGGCTGATATTAATACAGGAGAGATGATTGTTTTTACCGACCGGTATTTGGTACCGAGCCGTAAATCCCCGGATACCGTTTTTATTACCGACACACCTGTTTACGAAGCGGTACGGGCCAGCATTGCTATCCCAGCCGTCTTCGCGCCCAAAAAAATCAGTTCCCGTACCCTGGTCGATGGAGCTATCGTAAATAATGTTCCTGCCGACGTCTTGCGCCTGCTCGGTGCCGATAAAGTAATTGCCGTTGACCTTTCCTTTATCGTGCGGCAAAAAAGGCCGGTACAAAATGCCATCGAAATCCTGCTGCAATCAGGCGATATCATGGGGCAACGCATTTCCAACTATATAACTTCCCACTACGCTGATATAACCCTGTATCCAAATACCGGCGAAGTCAACCTGCTGGACTTTGCCGCTATACCGCAAATGATTGCTATCGGTCGTAAGGTAACTTTGAAACGGCTTCCGGAAATTAAAGAGATACTGTCGCGTTAA
- a CDS encoding 5-formyltetrahydrofolate cyclo-ligase — protein sequence MKKKEIRERIIKLRLEMSDDEVREKSARVASRVVALPVFQQAETVMSYVAFRNEVETGGIIRTCLAQGKRVVVPVTDRANKRLIPSEVKKFPDDLKPGTWGILEPKAECFRPVEPEVIDLVLVPGVGFDIYGNRLGYGGGFYDRFLPRLSPEATTVALAYQEQLLPDVFPEAHDHPVDFVVTDREVINCRENRLKINFTGKLS from the coding sequence ATGAAGAAGAAGGAGATACGGGAAAGGATTATTAAATTACGGCTGGAAATGAGCGATGATGAAGTCAGGGAAAAAAGCGCCCGAGTGGCATCTCGGGTTGTGGCCCTGCCCGTTTTTCAACAGGCGGAAACGGTTATGAGTTATGTGGCCTTTCGCAATGAAGTGGAGACCGGGGGAATTATTCGGACCTGCCTGGCACAGGGGAAAAGAGTTGTGGTGCCGGTTACCGATCGAGCTAATAAGCGATTAATACCTTCGGAAGTGAAGAAATTTCCCGACGATTTGAAGCCCGGAACGTGGGGAATTTTGGAACCCAAGGCGGAATGCTTCCGCCCGGTAGAACCCGAAGTTATTGACCTGGTGCTGGTTCCGGGAGTTGGATTTGACATTTACGGCAACCGCCTGGGTTACGGTGGCGGGTTTTATGACCGTTTTCTGCCCCGTTTATCACCGGAGGCGACAACGGTAGCTTTGGCCTACCAGGAACAGCTCCTGCCCGATGTTTTTCCTGAAGCCCACGACCACCCGGTGGATTTCGTAGTTACCGACCGAGAGGTTATCAACTGTCGGGAAAATCGTTTAAAGATTAACTTCACAGGCAAGTTAAGTTAA
- a CDS encoding DUF512 domain-containing protein, whose product MPGLPAPETLILQTVQEHNILPLTSQCNAGCVFCSHRQNPGEVQVYYLSPLSMELLERLVEFLNEKEKIVIGESATKIMEGEPFCHPRFDEILQLLRGKFPHTPIQITTNGTLLNAGKISLLSALKPVELNISLNSASKAGRKMLMGDEGTEGVAAVKSLEKAGIPFHGSVVALPQLVGWDDLRRTLFYLADHGARTIRLFLPGGNQVLSRRLKISRTLWEELENFCHSLRQELACPLVLEPPLLKDLTPRVEGVVPGSGAAAAGIRAGDVVLEIDGRQPVSRVDAFYQIKKSAKVEILLNRDRQQLRLTWQKNPGSGDGLVMAYDFDPGDEMRIRREIQRHRAVKVLICTSLAAEKLMRLVAQRISTDRVTIDILPVSSRLFGGTIISAGLLVVDDFVKALKDYREQGKMVPDLVLLPPRAFDFWGRDLTGVHYTEIARRLDWPVSVPV is encoded by the coding sequence ATGCCGGGATTACCGGCGCCGGAGACATTAATCTTACAGACGGTGCAGGAACACAACATTCTTCCCCTCACCTCCCAATGTAATGCCGGATGTGTCTTCTGTAGCCACCGGCAAAACCCAGGGGAGGTACAGGTGTACTATCTGTCTCCCCTGAGTATGGAATTGCTGGAGCGACTGGTGGAATTCCTGAATGAGAAAGAAAAGATTGTAATAGGAGAATCTGCCACTAAGATTATGGAAGGGGAACCTTTCTGTCATCCCCGGTTTGATGAAATTTTACAACTCCTGCGGGGCAAATTTCCGCATACACCAATTCAAATTACCACCAACGGTACCCTGTTAAACGCCGGGAAGATTTCTCTGCTGTCGGCCCTAAAGCCCGTGGAACTAAATATTTCTTTAAACAGCGCAAGTAAGGCCGGCAGAAAAATGCTGATGGGCGATGAGGGGACAGAGGGTGTTGCAGCGGTCAAAAGTTTGGAAAAAGCAGGCATCCCTTTCCACGGAAGTGTCGTGGCTCTGCCGCAACTGGTAGGCTGGGATGACCTGCGACGTACCTTGTTTTATCTTGCCGATCACGGCGCCAGGACTATTCGCTTGTTTTTACCGGGAGGAAATCAAGTCCTTTCCCGGAGGCTGAAAATTTCCAGGACATTATGGGAGGAACTGGAGAACTTCTGTCATTCTTTACGACAAGAACTGGCCTGTCCTCTGGTATTGGAACCGCCCCTTCTGAAGGATCTAACTCCGCGGGTGGAAGGCGTGGTGCCCGGTTCCGGGGCAGCCGCCGCCGGTATCCGGGCCGGGGATGTTGTCCTGGAAATTGACGGTCGGCAACCGGTTTCCCGCGTCGATGCATTCTACCAAATTAAAAAAAGCGCAAAAGTGGAAATTCTTTTAAACAGGGACCGGCAACAGCTACGGCTAACATGGCAGAAAAACCCGGGTAGCGGGGACGGGCTGGTGATGGCCTATGATTTTGACCCGGGGGATGAGATGCGAATCCGGCGGGAAATTCAACGCCACCGCGCCGTCAAGGTACTCATTTGTACTTCCCTAGCGGCAGAGAAATTGATGCGTTTGGTGGCGCAACGAATTTCTACTGACCGGGTAACCATAGATATACTTCCGGTTTCAAGCCGTTTATTTGGTGGCACAATCATAAGTGCCGGCCTGCTGGTGGTGGACGACTTCGTGAAGGCTTTAAAAGATTACCGAGAACAGGGGAAAATGGTCCCTGATTTGGTTTTGCTGCCGCCCAGGGCTTTTGACTTCTGGGGGCGGGACCTGACGGGCGTACATTACACGGAAATAGCCCGGCGGCTAGATTGGCCGGTAAGCGTACCGGTTTAG